One Gemmatimonadota bacterium DNA window includes the following coding sequences:
- a CDS encoding dehydrogenase — translation MHPAHPVYCPPHSRRGGGRGTSVWGVVMIRTGIVGYGLAGRLFHAYLVSRTEGLKLAAVASRDPERRAQAHRDGSVDTYETLTDLLADDGIQLIILATPHHTHASLAIEAMEAGRHVVVDKVMCMSAAEAGEMIAVSRRRGVMLSVFHNRRWDWGYLTVRKAVDDGLLGEPFLVERAVHRFRASRGWRTSRADSGGLLYDWGAHLVDQGLQLLAGRPEAVYCNGHKRLWEGDIEDHVTCTLYFETGTEYRMEISNLSHISKPHWYVLGTRGSLVKTGLDPQEDWMKKGRIEDAVEAPEDHVRVVTERDGGVEELILDPVKGSWVDYYRNISAVLTEGAEMAVQPREMLELMKVLDAATESLETGRVVSMSWGSAGIRNPGE, via the coding sequence ATGCATCCGGCCCATCCCGTATATTGTCCCCCGCATAGCAGGCGGGGCGGAGGACGCGGGACGAGCGTGTGGGGAGTCGTTATGATACGTACGGGCATCGTGGGCTACGGACTGGCGGGACGGCTTTTCCACGCCTACCTGGTTTCGCGGACCGAGGGGTTGAAACTCGCCGCCGTGGCCAGCCGGGACCCTGAACGCCGGGCACAGGCGCATCGGGACGGGTCCGTGGATACATATGAGACCCTGACCGATCTCCTGGCAGACGACGGCATCCAGCTGATCATCCTGGCCACGCCTCACCATACCCACGCTTCCCTGGCCATCGAAGCCATGGAGGCCGGTAGACACGTGGTCGTCGACAAGGTCATGTGCATGTCGGCCGCCGAAGCCGGGGAAATGATCGCGGTCAGCCGGCGTCGCGGGGTCATGCTGAGTGTCTTCCACAACCGCCGCTGGGACTGGGGCTATCTGACCGTGCGCAAGGCCGTGGACGACGGCCTGCTTGGCGAACCCTTCCTGGTCGAAAGAGCGGTGCACAGGTTCCGGGCATCCAGGGGCTGGCGGACCAGCCGGGCGGACAGCGGAGGGCTGCTTTACGACTGGGGCGCCCACCTGGTCGACCAGGGGCTGCAGCTGCTGGCCGGCCGTCCCGAGGCGGTCTACTGCAATGGCCACAAACGCCTGTGGGAAGGGGACATAGAAGATCATGTCACCTGCACGCTGTATTTCGAAACGGGTACTGAATACAGGATGGAAATCAGCAATCTGTCGCATATATCCAAGCCCCACTGGTACGTGCTGGGTACTCGAGGATCCCTCGTGAAGACGGGACTCGATCCCCAGGAGGACTGGATGAAGAAGGGCAGGATCGAGGACGCGGTGGAGGCACCCGAAGACCATGTCCGGGTGGTCACGGAGCGGGACGGTGGGGTAGAGGAGTTGATCCTGGATCCGGTGAAAGGAAGTTGGGTGGACTACTATCGAAACATCTCGGCCGTGCTGACCGAAGGCGCCGAAATGGCCGTCCAGCCCCGCGAAATGCTGGAGCTGATGAAGGTACTGGATGCTGCCACGGAATCCCTGGAAACCGGCCGCGTCGTTTCGATGAGCTGGGGTTCGGCGGGAATTCGCAACCCAGGCGAGTAA
- the hisD gene encoding histidinol dehydrogenase, protein MRILSAEEAGSSILRRRPLNEAMHSPEIEARNQELFGEPLTAEQAVARIIDDVRDNGDDAIRKYARLLDGSAPGAFEVPRSEIDEAAESLPSGLRDALETAAGRIRTFHARQPAGSWTHWDEEGGTGQIVRPLDRVGVYVPGGGPAYPSSLLMAVIPARVASVREVVVVTPPGRDGAVPPAVLAAASVAGADKVYRIGGAQAIAAMAHGTATVPRVDKIVGPGNVFVTLAKRQVYGIVDIDQLAGPTETLLIADETASPDLAAADLLAQAEHDSMASAILITPSSTLALAVQQAVEEQLAELDRADTIRSSLAQHGGIVLVTDLKEAVELANSYAPEHLCLLVADPWPLLDGIQNAGGIFVGEHSSEALGDYVTGPSHVMPTGGSARFHSPLSVRDFLKITSLFAVNEEAEKRLGPAAIRLAEAEGLSAHAMAIRRRLSKDRNGD, encoded by the coding sequence ATCCGAATACTGTCCGCCGAAGAGGCCGGGTCGAGCATCCTGCGGCGGCGTCCGCTGAACGAGGCCATGCACTCGCCGGAAATCGAAGCACGGAACCAGGAACTGTTCGGCGAGCCCCTGACGGCGGAACAGGCGGTAGCCCGCATCATCGACGACGTCAGAGACAACGGGGATGATGCGATCAGGAAGTACGCCCGGCTGCTGGACGGAAGTGCCCCGGGCGCCTTCGAGGTCCCCCGGTCCGAAATCGACGAGGCGGCCGAATCGCTGCCTTCCGGGTTGCGCGATGCCCTGGAGACCGCGGCCGGCCGTATACGGACTTTTCACGCGCGGCAGCCGGCCGGGTCCTGGACGCACTGGGACGAAGAGGGCGGTACCGGCCAGATCGTCCGGCCGCTGGACCGGGTGGGCGTGTACGTACCCGGAGGAGGCCCGGCCTATCCTTCCTCGCTTCTGATGGCCGTGATCCCGGCTCGGGTCGCGAGCGTCCGGGAGGTCGTCGTGGTCACGCCGCCCGGCAGGGACGGCGCGGTGCCGCCCGCCGTGCTGGCCGCGGCTTCCGTGGCAGGCGCGGACAAGGTCTACCGTATCGGCGGCGCCCAGGCGATCGCGGCGATGGCCCATGGCACCGCGACCGTTCCACGTGTCGACAAGATCGTGGGTCCGGGAAACGTCTTCGTGACACTGGCCAAGCGCCAGGTGTACGGGATCGTGGATATCGACCAGCTCGCGGGCCCCACCGAGACTCTGCTCATCGCCGACGAGACGGCCAGTCCGGACCTCGCGGCGGCCGACCTGCTGGCGCAGGCCGAGCACGATTCGATGGCGAGCGCCATATTGATCACGCCGTCGTCGACGCTGGCTCTGGCGGTGCAACAGGCCGTGGAGGAACAGCTGGCCGAACTGGACCGGGCGGACACCATCCGTTCATCCCTGGCTCAGCACGGAGGGATCGTACTCGTAACGGATCTGAAAGAGGCGGTCGAACTGGCTAACAGCTACGCACCGGAGCACCTGTGTCTGCTGGTGGCAGATCCCTGGCCGCTGTTGGACGGCATTCAAAACGCCGGGGGGATCTTCGTGGGAGAACATTCCTCCGAGGCCCTGGGCGACTACGTCACCGGTCCCAGCCACGTCATGCCCACCGGGGGCAGCGCCCGGTTCCATTCTCCCTTGAGCGTCCGCGATTTCCTGAAGATCACCAGCCTCTTCGCGGTCAACGAAGAGGCGGAGAAACGCCTGGGGCCGGCCGCGATTCGGCTAGCGGAGGCCGAAGGCCTGTCGGCCCATGCCATGGCCATTCGACGGCGGCTTTCGAAAGACCGGAACGGGGACTGA
- a CDS encoding SDR family oxidoreductase encodes MDLTGKTALISGSSRGIGKGIALEMARTGADIAVNYFRHRDDGEEVADEIRAMGRRAVVIGADASDRSAVDEMVEQTAEELGGPDIVVANAYYSTREPFLEMDVDELRKTYDVSLFGAFHMAQSGARKMVAGGKGGSILFISSVMSFLPFPTSLAYSSAKAGMNHMAAIIALELLEHRIRVNVIEPGWTDTPGERQYSTEQELEEGGRRLPWGRMGRIEDLGKAATFLCSDAADYITGEVLRVDGGFWLKRGTASIKE; translated from the coding sequence ATCGACCTTACAGGTAAAACGGCCCTGATCAGCGGTTCCTCCCGCGGGATCGGCAAAGGCATCGCACTGGAAATGGCCCGCACCGGGGCGGACATCGCCGTCAACTACTTCCGCCACCGGGACGACGGCGAGGAAGTCGCGGACGAAATCCGGGCCATGGGGCGGCGTGCGGTCGTCATCGGCGCGGACGCGTCGGACCGGTCCGCGGTGGACGAGATGGTGGAACAGACAGCCGAGGAGCTCGGCGGACCCGATATTGTCGTGGCCAATGCCTACTATTCGACGCGGGAGCCCTTTCTCGAGATGGACGTGGATGAACTGCGGAAAACCTACGATGTCAGCCTCTTCGGCGCCTTCCACATGGCCCAGTCCGGCGCCCGGAAGATGGTGGCCGGAGGGAAGGGCGGCAGCATCCTCTTCATCAGTTCGGTCATGTCCTTCCTGCCTTTCCCCACTTCGCTCGCCTACTCTTCGGCCAAGGCCGGGATGAACCACATGGCGGCCATCATCGCCCTGGAACTGCTGGAGCACCGCATCCGCGTGAATGTGATCGAACCCGGGTGGACCGACACGCCGGGCGAGCGGCAGTACTCCACGGAGCAGGAACTCGAGGAAGGCGGCAGGCGGCTTCCCTGGGGCCGGATGGGCAGGATCGAGGACCTGGGAAAGGCCGCCACTTTTCTGTGTTCCGACGCCGCGGACTACATCACCGGGGAAGTCTTGCGCGTAGACGGTGGATTCTGGCTCAAGCGCGGCACGGCCTCCATCAAGGAGTGA
- a CDS encoding succinate dehydrogenase, producing the protein MSTTGVSLKASGFGQTRRRDAWWVQQLVTLGVFSAFVVYSTWAAFQGEFYAWGPYLSPFYSPEIFGSSSHALFGPRPEWWPAMLPFSPAFLILWAPAGFRITCYYYRGAYYKAFWADPPSCSVSEPRKKYRGEQSFPLILQNIHRYFLYAVFIIWIFLAHDAWKALWFTDAATGETTFGIGIGTLVLTLNVILLGGYQFGCHSLRHLIGGNLDLLSKAPVRHAGYNCVSCLNRGHMNWAWLSLVWVAFADVYVRLVAMGVWTDWRIL; encoded by the coding sequence ATGTCGACAACCGGTGTTTCGCTGAAGGCCAGCGGTTTCGGCCAGACGCGCCGCAGAGACGCCTGGTGGGTGCAGCAGTTGGTGACATTGGGCGTATTCTCCGCCTTCGTCGTCTACTCCACGTGGGCGGCCTTTCAGGGCGAGTTCTACGCCTGGGGGCCCTATCTTTCGCCCTTCTATTCGCCCGAAATCTTCGGCAGTTCGTCCCATGCGCTGTTCGGTCCCAGGCCCGAATGGTGGCCGGCCATGCTCCCGTTCTCACCGGCCTTCCTGATCCTCTGGGCGCCTGCCGGATTCCGCATCACCTGCTACTACTACCGGGGGGCGTACTACAAGGCCTTCTGGGCCGACCCGCCTTCCTGCAGCGTTTCCGAACCGAGAAAGAAATACCGGGGCGAACAGTCCTTTCCGCTCATCCTCCAGAACATTCACCGGTACTTTCTCTACGCGGTGTTCATCATCTGGATCTTCCTGGCTCACGACGCCTGGAAGGCCCTGTGGTTCACGGACGCGGCGACCGGTGAGACGACCTTCGGCATCGGGATCGGCACCCTGGTGTTGACCCTGAACGTCATCCTTCTGGGTGGCTACCAGTTCGGCTGCCACTCGCTGCGCCACCTGATCGGCGGCAACCTGGACCTCCTTTCGAAAGCGCCCGTGCGACACGCGGGTTATAATTGCGTTTCGTGCCTGAACAGAGGACACATGAACTGGGCCTGGCTCAGTCTTGTCTGGGTTGCTTTCGCGGATGTATACGTACGCCTGGTGGCCATGGGCGTGTGGACGGATTGGAGAATCCTTTAA
- a CDS encoding sulfatase-like hydrolase/transferase: MASSRPNVLCILTDDQGVWAAGCYGNGEIRTPHIDRIAETGVRFDRFFVATPVCSPSRATLLTGRIPSQHGVHDWIRGGNVGEDAASYLEGETAYTDVLAAHGWRCGLSGKWHLGNSTLPQHGFSHWFTHQFGGGPYNDAPMVRNGVPVTEPGYVTNVITDDALAFIDRHANQDDPFYLSVHYTAPHSPWTGHPQDIVDSYDDCPFDSCPQEPVHPWAGGLTRECMGDRESLKGYFAAVTAMDLDVGRLLDRLDHHGIREDTLVVFLSDNGFSLGHHGFWGKGNGTSPLNMYENSILVPALVSQPGRLPEGAVQQAMISAYDFMPTLLSYLELPVPWERNLPGRNYLDAWMCGAARPARAETSDAGPDDQAARGNATDTGRDHVVVFDEYGGTRMIRSESWKYVHRYPDGPNELYDLENDPDERANLADDAGYAGRRRSLRGELEGWFERYADPDRDGWSRQVSGAGQLRPVGGDWDDDSPAFEQLKS, from the coding sequence ATGGCATCATCGCGACCGAACGTGCTCTGCATCCTTACCGACGACCAGGGCGTCTGGGCGGCGGGCTGTTACGGCAACGGGGAAATCCGCACGCCGCACATCGACCGGATCGCGGAGACCGGGGTTCGCTTCGATCGGTTCTTCGTGGCCACGCCCGTCTGCTCCCCCAGCCGCGCGACGCTGCTGACCGGCCGGATCCCCTCCCAGCATGGCGTGCACGACTGGATCAGGGGAGGCAATGTCGGCGAGGACGCGGCTTCCTACCTCGAGGGAGAAACGGCGTATACCGATGTGCTCGCGGCCCACGGATGGCGATGCGGCCTCAGCGGCAAATGGCACCTGGGGAACAGCACCCTGCCCCAGCACGGGTTCTCCCACTGGTTCACCCACCAGTTCGGCGGCGGTCCCTACAATGATGCGCCTATGGTCCGGAACGGCGTCCCGGTCACCGAACCGGGGTATGTCACGAACGTCATTACCGACGATGCGCTGGCCTTCATCGACCGCCACGCCAACCAGGATGATCCGTTCTACCTGAGCGTCCACTACACCGCGCCGCACAGTCCGTGGACGGGGCATCCGCAGGATATTGTAGATTCCTACGATGACTGCCCTTTCGACTCCTGCCCCCAGGAGCCCGTCCACCCCTGGGCAGGCGGCCTGACCCGCGAATGCATGGGTGACCGGGAAAGCCTGAAGGGCTACTTCGCGGCCGTCACGGCCATGGACCTCGACGTAGGCCGTTTGCTGGACCGGCTCGATCATCACGGCATCCGCGAAGACACCCTGGTGGTCTTCCTGAGCGACAACGGTTTCAGCCTCGGACACCACGGGTTCTGGGGCAAGGGCAACGGAACCAGCCCGCTGAACATGTACGAGAACTCCATCCTGGTGCCTGCGCTCGTAAGTCAACCCGGGCGCCTGCCCGAAGGCGCCGTGCAGCAGGCGATGATCAGCGCCTACGATTTCATGCCCACGCTCCTGTCCTACCTGGAACTGCCCGTGCCCTGGGAACGCAACCTGCCGGGGCGTAACTACCTGGACGCCTGGATGTGCGGGGCGGCCCGGCCAGCCCGTGCTGAGACGTCCGACGCCGGCCCGGATGACCAGGCGGCCCGGGGCAACGCGACCGATACCGGCCGGGACCACGTCGTGGTATTCGACGAATACGGCGGCACGCGCATGATCCGCTCCGAATCGTGGAAATACGTGCACCGGTATCCCGACGGACCCAATGAACTGTACGACCTGGAAAACGATCCTGACGAACGGGCGAATCTCGCGGACGATGCCGGTTACGCCGGCAGGCGCCGGTCGCTGCGCGGCGAGTTGGAGGGCTGGTTCGAACGCTATGCCGACCCGGACCGGGACGGCTGGTCCAGGCAGGTCTCCGGTGCCGGTCAACTGCGACCCGTCGGCGGCGACTGGGATGACGACTCGCCTGCTTTCGAACAACTGAAATCGTGA
- a CDS encoding DUF1611 domain-containing protein — protein sequence MQPRRMVILTEGQLGTFSSKTAASLVRYKSDETVAVLDSVHAGRKLEDVLEVGTGIPIVATLREAMAFEPTSLVIGIATPGGVLPDAWREIIHEAIEHGLEVVNGLHTFLNEDEGFARHAEQKGVRLWDVRQPPGDLDVGRHQVHGLPNLRVLTVGADSSIGKKIAAIEIDRAAREAGWDAEFVATGQTGIMIAGSGIAVDTVAADYISGAAERLVMERKHRELLVIEGQGTILHPSYSGVSLGLLHGAAPQALVLCHQPGRDVMRNLPVVVPSYAEMITAHETIARPLFPCRVVAVSLNCIGMSLDDAGREVDRVEGETGLPATDCVKFGCGPILEALAPLRPATGNTP from the coding sequence ATGCAACCCAGGCGAATGGTAATTCTCACCGAGGGCCAGCTGGGCACGTTCTCCTCCAAGACGGCCGCGTCCCTGGTCCGCTACAAGTCCGATGAGACCGTGGCGGTGCTCGACAGCGTGCACGCCGGCAGGAAACTCGAAGACGTGCTCGAGGTGGGTACGGGCATCCCGATCGTGGCGACGCTGAGAGAGGCGATGGCCTTCGAACCGACCTCGCTGGTCATCGGCATCGCGACGCCCGGGGGCGTTCTGCCCGATGCCTGGCGGGAAATCATCCACGAGGCCATCGAGCACGGGCTCGAGGTGGTAAACGGGCTGCATACTTTTCTCAACGAGGACGAGGGGTTCGCCCGGCATGCTGAACAGAAAGGCGTGCGGCTGTGGGACGTGCGGCAGCCACCCGGAGACCTGGATGTGGGGCGGCACCAGGTCCACGGTCTCCCCAACCTGCGTGTACTGACCGTCGGCGCCGACTCCAGCATCGGCAAGAAGATCGCCGCGATCGAAATCGACCGCGCGGCCCGCGAGGCAGGCTGGGACGCCGAGTTCGTGGCCACCGGGCAGACCGGCATCATGATCGCCGGATCGGGCATCGCGGTGGATACCGTGGCGGCGGACTACATATCGGGCGCGGCGGAAAGACTCGTAATGGAACGCAAGCACCGGGAACTGCTGGTCATCGAAGGGCAGGGCACGATTCTGCATCCTTCCTATTCGGGCGTATCGCTCGGTCTGCTTCACGGCGCGGCGCCGCAGGCCCTGGTACTGTGCCACCAGCCGGGCAGGGACGTGATGCGCAACCTACCCGTGGTCGTGCCGTCCTACGCGGAGATGATTACCGCCCACGAGACCATTGCCCGGCCCCTGTTCCCCTGCCGGGTCGTCGCCGTGTCGCTCAACTGCATCGGAATGTCTCTGGACGATGCCGGGCGGGAAGTGGACCGGGTCGAAGGAGAGACCGGGCTTCCGGCGACGGACTGCGTGAAATTCGGTTGCGGTCCCATACTCGAGGCGCTTGCGCCACTGAGGCCCGCGACCGGGAATACCCCATGA
- a CDS encoding sugar phosphate isomerase/epimerase, translating into MAASKIAVTLYTLRDFVQTPADIADTLKKVKSIGYDHIQLSALGPVDPAELGSMIRDAGLRVCATHVPFERLQDEPNKVIEEHRLWGCEHIAVGSMPRSYWDDPDGFSRFAADASAVALRLKKAGMSFSYHNHHTELVRVGGRTGLAILVEDSDPALCFEIDTYWIQYGGGDPIHWIERVSNRCPVIHFKDLGVSGREQMMAEIGEGNMNWPGIVTACETAGAQWYVVEQDTCAGDPFDSIAISFRNMTAMGL; encoded by the coding sequence ATGGCTGCAAGCAAAATCGCCGTTACGCTCTATACGTTGCGCGACTTCGTGCAGACGCCGGCCGACATCGCGGACACCCTGAAGAAAGTCAAGTCCATCGGCTATGATCACATTCAGCTTTCGGCCCTCGGTCCCGTCGACCCCGCAGAGCTCGGCAGCATGATCCGGGACGCCGGCCTGCGCGTCTGCGCCACGCACGTGCCCTTCGAAAGGCTGCAGGACGAACCGAACAAAGTGATCGAGGAGCACCGCCTCTGGGGTTGCGAGCATATTGCCGTCGGGTCCATGCCGCGGTCCTACTGGGACGACCCGGACGGGTTCTCCCGGTTCGCGGCGGACGCGTCGGCCGTCGCGCTCAGGTTGAAGAAAGCCGGCATGTCCTTCAGCTACCATAATCACCATACGGAACTCGTGCGCGTGGGTGGACGGACGGGCCTGGCCATCCTGGTGGAGGACAGCGATCCCGCCCTGTGCTTCGAGATCGACACCTACTGGATCCAGTACGGCGGGGGCGACCCGATCCACTGGATCGAACGGGTAAGCAACCGGTGCCCGGTCATCCACTTCAAAGATCTGGGCGTGTCGGGCAGGGAGCAGATGATGGCCGAGATCGGCGAGGGGAACATGAACTGGCCCGGTATCGTCACCGCCTGCGAGACCGCCGGGGCCCAGTGGTACGTGGTCGAGCAGGATACCTGCGCCGGCGATCCCTTCGACAGCATCGCCATCAGCTTCCGCAACATGACGGCCATGGGACTTTGA
- a CDS encoding phytanoyl-CoA dioxygenase family protein, whose protein sequence is MDAFEQALAEIDTFGFTLLPEVLAASQVRTLRESLIRVAAAHGEAGYENRGGTSLLVRNLPGLDPVFLQIVDHPVVLPILERVLDKTLVLGSLSSRIVRPGDGYQDFHSDIPQHMLNPVSPVMMNTIWMLDEFDAEIGGTRIVPGSHKSGWAGPPEGMEVPHVYQPEAPAGSVLIFNGQCWHGGGANTTDRNRHALFGHYRKSMLLFQLDPHDGFRDEWFEGLSPRQKQLMRMQKGVGARHAADDHLL, encoded by the coding sequence ATGGATGCATTCGAACAGGCCCTCGCCGAAATCGACACCTTCGGCTTCACCCTGTTGCCCGAGGTGCTGGCGGCGTCCCAGGTGCGCACGCTTCGCGAGTCATTGATCCGCGTCGCTGCGGCGCACGGCGAGGCCGGTTACGAGAACCGCGGGGGCACGTCGCTGCTGGTGCGGAACCTGCCCGGCCTGGATCCGGTGTTCCTCCAGATCGTCGATCACCCCGTTGTCCTGCCTATCCTGGAACGGGTGCTGGACAAGACCCTCGTGCTGGGCAGCCTGAGCTCCCGCATCGTGCGGCCGGGGGACGGTTACCAGGACTTCCACAGCGATATACCGCAGCACATGCTGAACCCGGTTTCCCCAGTGATGATGAACACCATCTGGATGCTCGACGAATTCGACGCGGAGATCGGCGGGACGCGCATCGTTCCCGGTTCACACAAAAGCGGGTGGGCCGGTCCGCCGGAGGGCATGGAGGTGCCGCATGTGTACCAGCCCGAGGCTCCCGCGGGCAGCGTGCTGATCTTCAACGGCCAGTGCTGGCACGGCGGAGGAGCGAATACCACCGACCGCAACCGCCACGCCCTTTTCGGACACTACCGCAAGTCCATGCTCCTTTTCCAGCTCGATCCCCACGACGGTTTTCGGGACGAGTGGTTTGAAGGGCTTTCGCCCCGGCAGAAGCAGCTTATGCGTATGCAGAAGGGTGTCGGTGCCCGCCACGCGGCGGACGACCATCTGTTGTAG
- a CDS encoding dienelactone hydrolase family protein, with product MPKGLSNRRLGPGPPGPKEGVDIMAGITPSRRFSVPVAFTAFIILAVAALAIHGQQIPYAPTPEGEIPEAILGEAGAPRGGDLAYFDEDQATRGYLAEPEGPGPRGAVILIHEWNGLVDRVRQVADALAAEGYVALAADLYSGRTGSNRDENMALVRETLDDMDKIIRNLDAAAAYLRGRPDVNGKIGAMGWCYGGGVALSYALGGENHDATAIFYGRLLDDPERLSAIHHEIYGTFAGLDRGPSPEQVEGFVAALRQAGVENDVHIYDDVNHGFWLYVERDPKNEEPALDAWERLKAYLKRTIGSD from the coding sequence ATGCCCAAGGGGCTTTCGAACCGTCGTCTAGGACCGGGGCCTCCTGGTCCGAAAGAAGGGGTAGATATCATGGCTGGTATAACACCCAGCAGGCGATTTTCAGTGCCCGTTGCGTTCACTGCTTTCATCATCCTTGCCGTTGCGGCCCTGGCAATCCACGGGCAGCAGATACCGTACGCACCGACACCCGAAGGCGAGATACCCGAAGCCATTCTCGGCGAGGCCGGCGCGCCCCGCGGAGGCGACCTGGCCTATTTCGATGAAGACCAGGCGACCAGGGGTTATCTAGCCGAACCGGAAGGCCCGGGTCCCCGGGGCGCCGTCATCCTGATCCACGAATGGAACGGGCTGGTCGATCGCGTCAGGCAAGTGGCCGACGCGCTGGCCGCGGAGGGCTACGTGGCCCTGGCGGCCGACCTGTATTCGGGCCGAACGGGGAGCAACCGGGATGAGAACATGGCGCTCGTGCGGGAAACGCTGGACGACATGGACAAGATCATCCGCAACCTGGATGCGGCGGCGGCCTACCTGCGCGGAAGGCCGGACGTGAACGGCAAGATCGGCGCCATGGGCTGGTGCTACGGCGGCGGGGTCGCGCTGAGCTACGCCCTGGGCGGCGAGAACCATGACGCTACCGCCATCTTCTACGGACGCCTGCTCGACGATCCCGAACGGCTCAGCGCCATACACCACGAGATTTACGGCACCTTCGCCGGACTCGACCGCGGCCCCTCCCCCGAACAGGTGGAAGGCTTCGTCGCCGCGCTCCGCCAGGCCGGCGTGGAGAACGACGTGCACATCTACGACGACGTCAACCACGGGTTCTGGCTGTACGTGGAGCGCGATCCGAAGAACGAGGAACCCGCGCTGGACGCCTGGGAGCGGCTGAAGGCCTATCTCAAGCGGACCATCGGAAGCGATTGA